The Edaphobacter sp. 12200R-103 genome contains a region encoding:
- a CDS encoding beta-N-acetylhexosaminidase translates to MSVCRKAGTSFLLLLLSLTGGTLRSIAQQSRSAPIIPEPADASRGNGMLNLNRGLFFDAASADPDARSVERYLQWLLERTHNAGLIENSQGLVKGTPQLRFVRRPAHQFVNGGEDESYSLKISPASVVISASNHAGYLYGAISLWQMLAHNNGQLAVWQIEDEPRFRWRGLMLDSARHMQSEKFILELLDYMAEHKLNRLHWHLTDDQGWRIEIKRYPRLTSVGGYRPQTMPPYQPNSLTPKGPYGGFYTQEQIRRIVAYAQARNIIVVPEIEMPGHATAPLVAYPEYASSLNPITHMPVGWGIYPNLYNPKDETFTFLENILTEVMELFPSEYIHVGGDEAIKNQWKENPAIQQKLHELGLHDEDALQSWFIARIEKFINAHGRKMVGWDEILQGGLSQNATVMSWRGMEGGIAAARQGHDAILTPYRPLYFNYRQSDAIDEPAGRDPVNSLGDVYNFRADPTELTPAEQSHILGVQGSIWTEYILTEDRVQHMLFPRAAALAEMAWSPAGNRNYTDFLKRLPADLQRAKDAGLQPALSVFEVQAHAVPAVTGDRATLTLSTQGNFGEIHYTLDGSSVGPESPVYTQPVSVTLPRQLHALAFEGGTALGDPVAQQITLASAVRRDSRELDPCRNNAGIQMEQDPPRNAERPVFRVVFSNPCWIYRKADLGLFQGVQLGVGSIPYIFHAQGKPLPVSSAASTTNAKIAIHMDSCSGPQLAEVPLQPAYRKDGLTSLPAVQFTSRQSGQHDLCFAVEDADPAIVWLLNYIQPQVQ, encoded by the coding sequence ATGAGCGTTTGTAGAAAAGCTGGAACGTCTTTTCTGCTCCTTTTGCTGAGCCTGACTGGCGGGACGTTGAGGAGCATCGCACAGCAGAGCCGCTCGGCACCCATCATTCCCGAACCGGCAGATGCCTCCCGCGGCAACGGCATGCTGAACCTCAATCGTGGGCTTTTCTTTGACGCTGCCAGTGCAGATCCCGACGCCCGTTCTGTTGAGAGGTATCTCCAGTGGCTTCTGGAAAGAACTCACAATGCAGGCCTGATTGAAAACTCTCAAGGTTTAGTCAAAGGAACTCCCCAACTTCGATTCGTTCGGCGTCCTGCTCATCAGTTCGTGAATGGAGGCGAGGATGAGAGCTATTCGCTGAAGATCTCTCCGGCTTCCGTCGTGATCTCTGCGAGCAACCATGCTGGTTATCTTTACGGCGCCATCAGCCTGTGGCAGATGTTGGCGCACAATAACGGCCAGCTTGCTGTATGGCAGATCGAAGATGAGCCGCGCTTTCGTTGGCGTGGCCTGATGCTCGATTCCGCGCGTCACATGCAGAGCGAGAAATTTATCCTAGAGCTGCTCGATTACATGGCCGAGCATAAGCTGAACCGGCTTCACTGGCATCTGACCGACGATCAGGGTTGGCGCATTGAGATTAAACGATATCCACGCCTGACGTCGGTAGGAGGGTATCGACCACAGACGATGCCGCCGTACCAGCCAAACTCCCTGACGCCGAAGGGTCCCTATGGCGGCTTCTATACACAGGAGCAGATTCGACGCATCGTGGCCTATGCTCAGGCTCGCAACATCATTGTCGTCCCTGAGATCGAGATGCCAGGCCATGCAACTGCGCCGCTGGTCGCGTACCCGGAGTACGCAAGTTCGCTGAACCCGATCACCCATATGCCAGTTGGATGGGGAATCTACCCGAACCTCTACAACCCGAAAGACGAGACGTTTACCTTCCTTGAAAACATCCTCACAGAGGTGATGGAGCTCTTTCCCAGTGAGTACATCCATGTGGGAGGAGATGAAGCTATCAAGAACCAGTGGAAGGAGAATCCTGCCATACAGCAGAAGCTCCACGAGCTCGGACTGCATGACGAGGATGCTCTTCAGAGCTGGTTTATCGCGAGGATCGAGAAGTTCATCAACGCGCATGGCCGCAAGATGGTGGGATGGGACGAGATCCTGCAGGGAGGACTGTCGCAGAACGCAACCGTAATGTCCTGGCGCGGCATGGAGGGCGGGATCGCTGCGGCCAGGCAGGGCCACGACGCGATCCTTACGCCCTACCGCCCGCTCTACTTCAACTATCGCCAGAGTGATGCCATCGATGAGCCCGCCGGACGCGATCCCGTAAATTCGCTGGGCGACGTATACAACTTCCGGGCCGATCCCACAGAGCTGACACCCGCAGAGCAGAGCCACATCCTTGGCGTGCAGGGCTCCATCTGGACGGAGTACATCCTGACCGAGGATCGGGTACAGCACATGCTCTTTCCTCGTGCGGCCGCACTTGCGGAGATGGCCTGGTCGCCGGCAGGGAACAGAAACTACACCGATTTTCTGAAGCGGCTGCCTGCGGACCTGCAACGCGCGAAAGACGCAGGCCTTCAACCTGCACTCAGCGTCTTCGAGGTGCAGGCGCACGCTGTGCCTGCCGTCACTGGCGATCGCGCCACTCTTACGTTGAGCACGCAGGGCAATTTTGGAGAGATTCATTACACTCTGGACGGCTCTTCCGTTGGCCCGGAGTCACCCGTATATACGCAGCCGGTATCGGTGACTTTACCCAGGCAATTACACGCCCTGGCCTTCGAGGGAGGCACCGCATTGGGAGATCCGGTCGCGCAGCAGATTACACTGGCGTCCGCGGTCCGGCGCGACAGCCGGGAGTTGGACCCATGCAGGAACAATGCCGGAATCCAGATGGAACAGGACCCTCCGCGTAATGCAGAGCGGCCCGTCTTCCGGGTGGTGTTTTCAAATCCCTGCTGGATCTATCGCAAGGCGGATCTGGGCCTCTTTCAGGGCGTGCAACTCGGAGTGGGCAGTATCCCGTATATCTTTCATGCTCAAGGGAAGCCGCTTCCCGTGTCCAGCGCGGCATCCACGACAAACGCGAAGATTGCAATCCACATGGATAGCTGCAGTGGGCCTCAGCTTGCTGAGGTTCCGCTACAGCCGGCATATCGGAAAGATGGCCTGACCTCACTTCCAGCAGTACAGTTCACCTCGCGACAGTCCGGCCAGCATGACCTATGTTTCGCGGTGGAGGATGCCGATCCAGCGATCGTCTGGCTTCTCAACTATATTCAACCCCAGGTGCAGTAA
- a CDS encoding c-type cytochrome, whose protein sequence is MPLTNILARHLRRVAKGASTCHLPVAVSGTSVAVALTAVFWWSQQMAPVALAGQEKPRKTSSFNSGETRPPEDPAAVARGKTLYGVHCQACHGMDLRGGDMGGPNLLRSQVALTDQHGEKIIPIIQGARQAQGMPNIGLNDEDAGAVAAYIRTVIGTIGSQGTPPGELKPLDIVVGNAEQGQTYFTAHCASCHSVTSDLKGFASRYPEPRALQARWILGERSINQDGIRNATVDITVAPGQVVSGALVHIDDFLVTLRSSDGTEHSYSRNGATPKVVVHDPLQKHREMLPTYTDDDIHNVTAYLVTLK, encoded by the coding sequence ATGCCTTTGACCAATATCCTTGCTCGCCATCTTCGCCGCGTTGCTAAAGGCGCATCTACCTGTCATCTTCCCGTCGCTGTCTCCGGAACTTCGGTTGCGGTAGCCCTGACTGCGGTTTTCTGGTGGAGTCAGCAGATGGCGCCCGTAGCATTGGCTGGACAAGAGAAGCCGCGTAAAACGAGCTCCTTCAACTCCGGTGAGACAAGGCCACCTGAAGATCCTGCTGCCGTAGCACGGGGAAAGACGCTGTACGGCGTGCACTGTCAGGCATGTCATGGAATGGACCTCCGCGGCGGGGATATGGGAGGTCCGAACCTGCTGCGCTCACAGGTCGCGCTTACCGATCAGCATGGCGAAAAGATCATTCCAATTATCCAGGGAGCCCGGCAAGCCCAAGGTATGCCAAATATAGGTCTGAACGATGAAGATGCCGGAGCTGTCGCCGCCTATATCCGAACCGTGATTGGCACGATTGGGAGTCAGGGCACGCCACCCGGCGAGTTGAAGCCACTGGATATCGTCGTTGGCAATGCAGAGCAAGGCCAGACGTATTTCACCGCTCATTGCGCCAGCTGTCACTCTGTCACCAGCGATCTGAAAGGGTTTGCGAGCCGCTACCCGGAACCACGGGCTCTGCAGGCGCGGTGGATCCTGGGTGAGAGAAGCATCAACCAGGATGGCATAAGAAATGCGACCGTCGATATAACAGTAGCTCCCGGACAGGTCGTCTCCGGAGCTCTGGTTCACATCGACGACTTCCTGGTGACGCTTCGTTCGAGCGACGGCACGGAACACAGCTACTCTCGCAACGGAGCCACTCCAAAGGTCGTCGTGCATGATCCATTGCAGAAGCATCGCGAGATGCTGCCGACCTACACCGACGATGACATCCATAACGTGACTGCATATCTGGTGACCCTGAAGTGA
- a CDS encoding acido-empty-quinoprotein group A encodes MKINRALSLVSILLLSGSLFGQGGGVSPEELLKPLKNSWPTYNGDYTGKRYSALTAVNRQTVKNLGLSWSAQLTPGDESNAANGRRSTSPSSRFIIGGEGAGDMNIHSGSIKGSSLMVDGTLYVTMPDNAWAIDARSGRTLWHYFWKTRGGTHIGNRGFGMWNGYLYMETPDDYLVSLDAKTGKERWHKMIANVEEGYFATPAPIVIGNHVLVGVGNDIDSPGFLQSYDAETGELQWKFYTVPMNKDDPGADTWASLDAARHGGAQTWITGAYDPETHLYIFGTGNPTPAYTTGLRGDKDNLFTCTLIAINVDTGKMAWYFQTSPHDMHDYDSAQTPVLFNGMFHGKMRKLVATAARNGYYFTLDRVTGEHLVTSKYGKTTNWAKGLTPAGGPLRDPGKDATVAGSLVSPNSSGTINWEPPAFSPRYGLLYTYEVNSFSVVYLTDPDPRGSMGLGGKQEISVGTYASYLTAIDYKTGKARWRHPFANGNMGGGGLLATAGGLLFTGDGAGNLVAYDQADGTPLWHTRIGQVTNAPQTYELDGHQYLICATGDRLWSFLLH; translated from the coding sequence GTGAAGATCAATCGCGCTCTTTCCCTTGTCAGCATTCTGCTTCTCTCTGGCTCTCTGTTCGGGCAGGGAGGCGGTGTGTCGCCTGAAGAACTCCTGAAGCCGCTCAAGAATTCCTGGCCCACCTACAATGGCGACTACACAGGCAAGAGATACAGCGCGCTGACTGCAGTTAATCGCCAGACGGTTAAGAATCTTGGGCTGTCATGGTCAGCTCAGCTCACGCCTGGTGATGAATCAAACGCCGCCAACGGTCGTCGCTCCACGTCGCCCTCGTCGCGGTTCATCATCGGTGGTGAAGGGGCCGGTGATATGAACATCCACTCCGGCAGCATCAAAGGCTCGTCCCTGATGGTGGATGGAACCCTGTACGTCACCATGCCCGACAACGCCTGGGCGATCGATGCTCGTAGTGGGCGCACGCTGTGGCATTACTTCTGGAAGACCCGCGGCGGAACCCATATCGGCAATCGCGGCTTTGGAATGTGGAACGGCTACCTCTACATGGAGACTCCGGACGATTACCTTGTCTCCCTGGATGCGAAGACCGGCAAGGAACGTTGGCACAAGATGATCGCGAATGTGGAAGAGGGCTACTTCGCCACTCCGGCGCCCATCGTGATCGGCAACCACGTCCTTGTGGGCGTAGGAAATGACATCGATTCTCCCGGCTTTCTTCAGTCCTACGATGCAGAGACAGGCGAGCTGCAATGGAAGTTCTATACCGTTCCCATGAACAAAGACGATCCCGGAGCCGATACCTGGGCCAGCCTGGATGCAGCACGACATGGCGGAGCGCAAACGTGGATCACCGGCGCCTACGATCCGGAGACACATCTCTATATCTTCGGGACCGGTAATCCCACTCCCGCCTATACGACAGGTCTACGGGGAGACAAAGACAATCTCTTCACCTGCACGCTCATCGCCATCAACGTGGATACGGGCAAGATGGCCTGGTACTTTCAAACCTCGCCCCACGACATGCACGACTACGATTCCGCCCAGACGCCAGTACTCTTCAATGGCATGTTCCATGGCAAGATGCGCAAACTGGTGGCGACCGCCGCGCGCAACGGTTACTACTTCACACTGGACCGGGTCACCGGGGAGCATCTCGTCACCAGCAAATATGGCAAGACAACAAACTGGGCGAAGGGACTGACTCCAGCCGGAGGCCCTCTTCGCGATCCCGGAAAAGATGCTACCGTCGCCGGTTCGCTGGTCTCTCCCAACTCGAGCGGCACCATCAACTGGGAGCCTCCGGCGTTCTCGCCGCGTTACGGCCTTCTCTATACCTATGAGGTCAACAGCTTCTCGGTCGTCTATCTTACCGACCCCGATCCACGAGGTTCCATGGGCCTTGGCGGCAAGCAGGAGATCTCCGTGGGAACGTATGCCAGCTATCTGACGGCAATCGATTACAAAACCGGCAAAGCGCGTTGGAGACATCCATTCGCCAATGGAAACATGGGCGGCGGAGGCCTGCTGGCCACTGCGGGGGGGCTACTTTTTACCGGAGACGGTGCAGGAAACTTGGTCGCCTATGATCAGGCCGATGGCACCCCACTCTGGCACACTCGTATCGGGCAGGTAACGAATGCCCCGCAGACCTATGAGTTGGACGGACACCAGTACCTTATCTGTGCAACTGGCGACAGGCTCTGGTCATTCCTTCTGCACTGA
- a CDS encoding multidrug efflux SMR transporter, producing MRGDVLWMLAAILSEVIATSSLKASNGFTKLWPSVVVVAGYGAAFYCLSQTLKTIPVGIVYAIWSGVGTVLIALVGFVVYRQALDRAAMMGMTLIIAGVLVMNLFSKSAAH from the coding sequence ATGAGGGGTGACGTTCTATGGATGTTGGCGGCGATCCTGAGTGAGGTGATTGCGACCTCGTCGCTGAAAGCTTCCAACGGATTTACAAAGTTGTGGCCCTCTGTGGTGGTGGTGGCTGGATATGGTGCGGCGTTCTATTGTCTGTCTCAAACCCTGAAGACGATTCCGGTGGGGATTGTGTATGCAATCTGGTCTGGCGTGGGAACGGTGCTGATTGCACTAGTAGGATTCGTGGTCTACAGGCAGGCGCTGGACCGCGCGGCAATGATGGGGATGACGCTGATTATTGCGGGCGTGCTGGTAATGAACCTCTTTTCTAAGTCTGCAGCGCATTAG